The following coding sequences are from one Gossypium hirsutum isolate 1008001.06 chromosome A12, Gossypium_hirsutum_v2.1, whole genome shotgun sequence window:
- the LOC107938246 gene encoding proline-rich receptor-like protein kinase PERK9 encodes MATTSSPPQSSPPAPSPASAISPPPSTPPPANAIPPPSQSQSPPPDVSTAPPPLTLSPPSPAESSPPPLQASPPPPPISPTSPPSTSTSPPPSPPPSSPPPSPPPSAPRPSPPPPQTPSLPQPTPSTQPPVPSQPPPAPPPRPPPPVSSPPPSSQPSPSTPPPSQPPLSTPPPSRSPPPNPPPPPSQTPPTEPPNSRPPPSSISPAPTSPSKRTPPSSQPTPSPSNSTPSSSPPPSISRLSPPPPPPPQVLTPPTDNRTVNAPGPSAPESSDSGNDGIGVGGAVAIGVAVGIIVLSLIGLAVWCLRRQKKKKLTRVNGGYVMPSPLGTSPRSDSSPTKTHSSAPLIGSSSGSDFVHSPPMMPEPGGLGNSKTWFTYEELTIATNGFSDQNLLGEGGFGAVYKGCLPDGREVAVKQLKIGGGQGEREFKAEVAIISRIHHRHLVSLVGYCISENRRLLIYDYVPNNTLYFHLHGEGMPVLDWATRLKIAAGAARGIAYLHEDCHPRIIHRDIKSSNILLDNNFEAQVSDFGLAKLALDANTHVTTRVMGTFGYMAPEYASSGKLTEKSDVFSFGVVLLELITGRKPVDASQPLGDESLVEWARPLLSHALDSEEFGCLADPKLGGNYVESEMFRMIEAATACVRHSAAKRPRMGQIVRAFESLATSDLSNGMKVGESEVFNSAQQSEEIRWFRRMAFGSQNYSTDYFSENSISRGS; translated from the exons ATGGCAACCACATCATCACCTCCACAATCTTCTCCTCCAGCTCCGTCGCCAGCTTCTGCTATCAGTCCACCACCTAGCACTCCTCCTCCGGCTAATGCTATCCCGCCACCCTCTCAATCTCAATCTCCACCTCCGGATGTTTCTACAGCTCCACCTCCACTCACCTTGTCACCACCATCCCCTGCTGAATCTTCACCTCCACCCCTGCAGGCCTCCCCTCCTCCCCCACCTATTTCACCCACTTCCCCTCCTTCCACTTCCACTTCTCCACCGCCTTCGCCACCACCATCAAGCCCGCCACCTAGTCCTCCACCATCTGCACCCAGGCCATCACCTCCACCTCCACAAACTCCATCACTACCTCAACCAACACCATCTACTCAACCGCCTGTTCCTTCACAACCACCGCCAGCACCGCCGCCGCGACCGCCACCACCTGTTAGTTCACCGCCTCCATCATCACAACCTTCCCCTTCAACGCCACCACCATCACAACCTCCCCTTTCAACGCCACCACCATCACGATCTCCACCACCAAATCCACCGCCACCACCATCACAAACTCCGCCAACAGAACCACCAAATTCCCGTCCTCCGCCATCTTCAATATCTCCTGCCCCAACATCTCCCTCTAAGCGTACACCACCCAGTTCTCAACCAACACCTTCACCCTCTAATTCTACTCCAAGCTCATCTCCACCACCATCTATATCAAGATTAtcacctcctcctcctcctcctcctcaagTTTTGACTCCACCAACTGATAATCGGACTGTAAATGCTCCTGGTCCAAGTGCACCAGAAAGTTCAGACTCAGGTAATGATGGCATTGGTGTAGGAGGTGCAGTTGCTATAGGAGTAGCTGTAGGGATCATTGTGCTTAGCCTTATTGGGCTGGCTGTCTGGTGCTTGAGGAGGCAGAAGAAAAAGAAGCTTACTCGAGTTAATGGTGGTTATGTTATGCCATCCCCACTAGGCACTTCCCCGAGATCAG ATTCATCCCCTACAAAGACACATTCTTCTGCTCCTCTTATTGGAAGTAGTTCTGGAAGTGATTTTGTGCATTCACCACCGATGATGCCGGAACCTGGTGGCTTAGGCAATTCAAAGACATGGTTTACATATGAAGAATTAACCATCGCTACAAATGGTTTTTCAGACCAAAATCTTTTGGGTGAAGGTGGATTTGGGGCTGTTTATAAAGGTTGCTTACCAGATGGAAGAGAGGTGGCAGTGAAGCAGCTAAAAATTGGTGGGGGACAGGGTGAACGAGAATTTAAAGCTGAGGTTGCTATTATTAGCCGTATACACCATCGCCATTTGGTTTCACTTGTCGGTTACTGCATCTCTGAGAACCGGAGACTGCTCATATATGATTATGTCCCTAATAATACCCTTTATTTCCATCTTCATG GAGAAGGTATGCCAGTTTTGGATTGGGCAACACGTCTTAAAATTGCTGCTGGTGCAGCTCGTGGGATAGCTTATCTCCATGAAGACT GTCATCCTCGTATTATTCATAGGGATATCAAATCGTCAAACATTCTTTTAGATAACAACTTTGAAGCTCAG GTTTCCGACTTTGGACTTGCCAAGTTAGCTCTGGATGCAAATACACATGTAACAACACGTGTTATGGGAACTTTTGG ATACATGGCCCCTGAATATGCATCAAGTGGTAAATTGACTGAGAAATCTGATGTATTTTCCTTTGGAGTCGTGCTTTTGGAGCTAATTACTGGACGAAAGCCTGTAGATGCATCTCAACCTCTTGGTGATGAAAGTCTAGTTGAATGG GCCCGGCCTTTACTGAGTCATGCACTGGATAGTGAGGAATTTGGGTGTTTAGCAGATCCAAAGCTTGGTGGAAACTATGTTGAAAGTGAAATGTTTAGGATGATCGAGGCTGCCACAGCATGTGTGCGGCATTCTGCTGCAAAAAGACCACGGATGGGACAG ATTGTGAGAGCTTTTGAAAGTTTGGCCACCTCAGATCTGAGCAATGGAATGAAAGTAGGTGAAAGTGAGGTATTTAACTCAGCACAGCAATCTGAAGAAATCAGATGGTTTCGGAGGATGGCTTTTGGCAGTCAAAATTACAGTACAGATTATTTTAGCGAAAATAGCATTAGCAGGGGTAGTTGA